In a genomic window of Scyliorhinus torazame isolate Kashiwa2021f chromosome 5, sScyTor2.1, whole genome shotgun sequence:
- the LOC140419677 gene encoding uncharacterized protein: MEKPWKCGDCGMVFNYPSELETHQRIHTGERPFTCSVCGKGFIRSSYLLTHQLVHTDQRPFKCANCGKSFKRRKDLLTHQRTHTGERPFTCSVCGKGFTLSSHLLSHQLVHTDQRPFKCADCEKSFKSRNYLLLHQRTHTGERPFTCLECGKGFNASSSLRAHHQVHSDQRPFKCADCEKSFKSRNDLLSHQRHHTGDKPFTCSVCGKGFTQSSFFLRHQLVHSDQRPFECADCEKSFKSKKDLLRHQHTHTGVRPFTCSVCGKGFTRSSHLLVHQLVHTDQKPFKCADCEKSFKRRMDLLRHQRTHTGERPFICSVCGMGFTQSSDLLRHQLVHTGQRPFKCADCEKSFKRRMDLLRHQRTHTGERPFTCSVCGKRFTCSSKLLQHQRVHTGQKPYSCPVCDKKFTESSHLTRHQLVHTDQKPFKCSD, translated from the coding sequence atggagaaaccgtggaaatgtggggactgtgggatggtattcaattacccatctgaattggaaactcatcaacgtattcacactggggaaaggccgtttacctgctccgtgtgtgggaagggattcattcggtcatcatacctcctgacacaccaacttgttcatactgatcagagaccgtttaaatgtgctaactgtggaaagagctttaaacgcagaaaggatttactgacacatcaacgcactcacactggggagaggccattcacctgctccgtgtgtgggaagggattcactctgtcatcccacCTTCTGagccaccaacttgttcatactgatcagagaccttttaaatgtgctgactgtgagaagagctttaaaagcagaaattatttactgttacatcaacgcactcacactggggagaggccattcacctgtttggaatgtgggaagggatttaatgcttcGTCAAGCCTCCGGGCTCACCAtcaggttcactctgaccagagaccgtttaaatgtgctgactgtgaaaagagctttaaaagcagaaacgaTTTACTGTCACATCAACGCCATCACACTGGAgataagccattcacctgctccgtgtgtgggaagggcttTACTCAGTCATCATTCTttctgagacaccaacttgttcattctgatcagagaccttttgaatgtgctgactgtgagaagagttttaaaagtaaaaaggatttactgagacaccaacacactcacactggggtgaggccattcacctgctccgtgtgtgggaagggattcactcggtcatcccacctcctggtgcaccaacttgttcatactgaccagaaaccttttaaatgtgctgactgtgagaagagttttaaacgCAGAATGGATTTACTGAGACACCAACggactcacactggagagaggccattcatctgctccgtgtgtgggatgggattcactcagtcatcagaccttctgagacaccaacttgttcatactggtcagagaccttttaaatgtgctgactgtgagaagagctttaaacgcAGAATGGATTTACtgagacaccaacgcactcacactggagagaggccattcacctgctccgtgtgtgggaagagattcacatgttcatccaagcttctgcaacaccagcgagttcatactgggcagaaaccgtactcttgccccgtgtgtgacaagaaatttactgagtcatcccacctgactagacaccaacttgttcacactgatcagaaaccttttaaatgttctgactga